From a single Cryptococcus deuterogattii R265 chromosome 5, complete sequence genomic region:
- a CDS encoding cytoplasmic protein yields the protein MPTRVSPGITFADDNPSVVVPPINFSLVAPGVYRSGHPNRKNFPFLKRLNLKGIIYVEGSDPYRQDSLDFVQSQNLKLYRFDFSNESDLYTSEGQGRLEALLKVLLDRRNYPLLVHDDTGKGSCTLVCALIRRFQSWSLTGLFAEGDMFAGPAGGAEGIGLGETGMEFIASFQPKLVNYDRTWRPDWADY from the exons ATGCCAACCAGGGTGAGCCCTGGGATCACATTTGCCGACGACAATCCATCAGTGGTTGTTCCGCCGATCAACTTCTCGCTTGTTGCTCCAGGTGTATACCGTTCAGGACATCCCAACCGCAAAaacttccctttcctcaaaAGGCTCAACCTCAAGGGCATCATCTACGTCGAAGGATCTGATCCTTACCGGCAAGATTCGCTCGACTTCGTTCAGTCGCAAAATCTCAAACTGTACCGCTTCGACTTCAGCAATGAATCAGACTTGTACACATCAGAGGGGCAAGGACGCCTGGAAGCTCTACTTAAGGTGCTATTGGACAGGAGAAATTATCCTCTGCTGGTCCATGATGATACTGGCAAAGGAAGTTGCACTCTAGTGTGCGCTTTGATCAGGAGGTTTCAGTCTTGGAGTCTGACGGGCCTCTTTGCCGAGGGGGATATGTTTGCTGGTCCTGCAGGGGGAGCGGAAGGTATTGGACTAGGGGAAACTGGAATGGAG TTCATTGCTTCGTTTCAACCAAAGCTGGTGAATTATGACCGCACGTGGCGACCAGATTGGGCTGACTACTGA